In one window of Caenimonas aquaedulcis DNA:
- a CDS encoding GlcG/HbpS family heme-binding protein, giving the protein MKLRASMCAALVALAGSAAAQQATYTVRNLTPEAALRAAQAALAACAKSGHQVAVAVTDRAAIPLVMLRDRHAGTHTPETATNKAFSALSFKIDTLALARATQPGEASAGIRNLPRVVAVGGGRLIESAGSLVGAIGVSGAPGGEADDACAKAGIAAIADELEF; this is encoded by the coding sequence ATGAAATTGCGCGCCTCGATGTGCGCGGCGCTGGTGGCACTCGCCGGTTCAGCCGCCGCGCAGCAGGCGACGTACACGGTGCGCAACCTCACGCCCGAAGCCGCGTTGCGCGCGGCGCAGGCCGCGCTCGCCGCGTGCGCGAAGAGCGGGCATCAGGTCGCAGTGGCAGTGACCGATCGCGCGGCGATTCCTCTCGTCATGCTGCGCGACCGGCATGCCGGCACGCATACACCGGAGACCGCCACCAACAAGGCGTTTTCCGCGCTCAGCTTCAAGATCGACACGCTCGCCCTCGCCCGGGCCACGCAGCCCGGTGAAGCGTCGGCGGGCATCCGCAACCTGCCTCGCGTGGTGGCCGTGGGCGGCGGCAGGCTGATCGAATCCGCCGGCTCGCTGGTCGGCGCGATCGGCGTGTCGGGCGCGCCGGGCGGCGAGGCCGACGACGCCTGCGCCAAGGCTGGCATCGCCGCGATCGCGGACGAGCTGGAGTTCTAG
- the soxB gene encoding thiosulfohydrolase SoxB, translated as MNLGKREFLQTLTAATVCGMGLGRWAEADAQTAGNALYDIPAFGNVSLLHMTDCHAQLKPIHFREPGVNLGVGDMNGRLPHLVGEQLLKAANVPPGTAQAHALTCLDFEQAARRYGKVGGFAHLATLVKRLKANRPGALLLDGGDTWQGSATALWTKGQDMVDAAKLLGVDIMTGHWEFTLGMDRVKEIVEKDFAGRIEFLAQNVKTADFGDPVFKPYTMRRINGVPVAIIGQAFPYTPIANPRYFVADWSFGIQDENMQKVVDEARAQGAQLVVLLSHNGMDVDLKMATRVSGIDAILGGHTHDGMPVASVVANRGGKTLVTNAGSNGKFLAVMDFDVQGGRLRDWRYRLLPVFANLLPADKEMDALVTRVRAPYEAKLAEKLAVTEGTLYRRGNFNGSGDQLLLDALMDVQGAEIGFSPGFRWGTSLLAGQDITREWLMDMTATTYSYATVTNMTGETIKTILEDVCDNLFNPDPYYQQGGDMVRVGGLTYSCNPLAKMGSRIDDMRLGGKPIEAARTYKVAGWAPVAEEARGAGNAPVWELVEQWLKAKGGRVAARSPNVPKLTGGLPNPGYLGEGA; from the coding sequence GTGAACCTCGGCAAGCGGGAATTCCTCCAGACCCTCACCGCGGCGACCGTCTGCGGGATGGGCCTCGGCCGCTGGGCCGAAGCCGATGCGCAAACAGCCGGCAACGCGCTCTACGACATCCCGGCATTCGGCAACGTTTCGCTGCTGCACATGACGGATTGCCATGCGCAGCTGAAGCCCATCCACTTCCGCGAACCGGGCGTGAACCTCGGTGTCGGCGACATGAACGGGCGGCTCCCGCACCTCGTCGGCGAACAATTGCTCAAGGCCGCGAACGTGCCGCCCGGCACGGCGCAGGCCCACGCCCTCACCTGCCTGGACTTCGAGCAGGCCGCGCGGCGCTACGGCAAAGTGGGCGGCTTCGCGCACCTCGCGACGCTGGTCAAGCGCCTGAAGGCGAACCGCCCCGGAGCGCTGCTGCTAGACGGCGGCGACACCTGGCAGGGGTCGGCCACCGCGTTGTGGACGAAGGGCCAGGACATGGTCGATGCGGCCAAGCTGCTCGGCGTCGACATCATGACGGGCCACTGGGAGTTCACGCTCGGCATGGACCGCGTGAAGGAGATCGTGGAGAAGGATTTCGCGGGCCGCATCGAATTCCTCGCGCAGAACGTGAAGACGGCCGACTTCGGCGACCCGGTGTTCAAGCCCTACACGATGCGCCGCATCAACGGCGTGCCGGTCGCGATCATCGGGCAGGCGTTTCCGTACACGCCGATCGCGAACCCGCGCTACTTCGTGGCCGACTGGAGCTTCGGCATCCAGGACGAGAACATGCAGAAGGTGGTGGACGAGGCACGCGCGCAAGGCGCGCAGCTCGTCGTGCTGCTGAGCCATAACGGCATGGACGTGGACCTGAAGATGGCCACGCGCGTGAGCGGCATCGACGCCATCCTGGGCGGCCACACGCACGACGGCATGCCCGTGGCCAGCGTCGTTGCGAACCGCGGCGGCAAGACACTGGTGACGAATGCAGGATCCAACGGCAAATTCCTCGCGGTGATGGATTTCGACGTGCAGGGCGGCAGGTTGCGCGACTGGCGCTATCGCCTGCTGCCCGTGTTCGCGAACCTGCTGCCCGCGGACAAGGAGATGGACGCGCTCGTCACGCGCGTGCGCGCGCCCTACGAGGCGAAGCTCGCCGAAAAGCTTGCGGTGACCGAAGGCACGCTGTACCGGCGCGGCAACTTCAACGGCAGCGGGGACCAGTTGCTGCTGGATGCGCTCATGGACGTGCAAGGCGCGGAAATCGGCTTCTCCCCCGGTTTCCGCTGGGGCACCTCGCTGCTCGCGGGGCAGGACATCACGCGCGAATGGCTGATGGACATGACCGCGACGACGTACTCGTACGCCACCGTGACGAACATGACGGGCGAGACGATCAAGACCATCCTCGAGGACGTCTGCGACAACCTCTTCAACCCGGACCCTTACTACCAGCAAGGCGGCGACATGGTGCGCGTGGGCGGCCTCACCTACAGCTGCAACCCGCTCGCGAAGATGGGCAGCCGGATCGACGACATGCGCCTCGGCGGCAAGCCGATCGAAGCCGCGCGCACCTACAAGGTGGCGGGCTGGGCGCCGGTGGCGGAAGAAGCGCGCGGCGCCGGCAACGCGCCGGTGTGGGAGCTCGTCGAGCAATGGCTGAAGGCCAAGGGCGGACGCGTGGCGGCGCGCAGCCCGAACGTGCCGAAGCTCACGGGGGGATTGCCGAATCCGGGCTACCTGGGGGAAGGGGCATGA
- the soxZ gene encoding thiosulfate oxidation carrier complex protein SoxZ — protein MSDPMRIRAQSQGGNAVVRVLMSHEMETGLRKDAAGKTVPAWHITEVTAMHNGKQVLAAEWGPAVAKNPFLQFTVKGAKAGDKIAISWKDNKGDTRTDEAVVT, from the coding sequence ATGTCAGACCCGATGCGCATCCGCGCTCAATCCCAGGGCGGCAACGCCGTCGTGCGCGTGCTGATGAGCCACGAGATGGAAACCGGCCTGCGCAAGGACGCGGCCGGCAAGACCGTGCCGGCCTGGCACATCACCGAAGTCACCGCCATGCACAACGGCAAGCAGGTGCTCGCCGCCGAATGGGGGCCCGCCGTCGCGAAGAACCCTTTCCTGCAATTCACGGTGAAGGGCGCGAAGGCCGGCGACAAGATCGCCATCTCCTGGAAAGACAACAAGGGCGACACGCGCACCGACGAAGCCGTGGTGACCTGA
- a CDS encoding ABZJ_00895 family protein: MNKYVFRFGIVTVVSDLVRTALEALLKREFGAGFVLASALAASMFAAYSFAKDHDREPSPEEKHEFAWRAVGVYLASAFIMAAITVLITPLAGVAIRQLFTGSFLSVAIPVCLIASVIYYRGIRWVFGRFARLSVERWT, translated from the coding sequence TTGAACAAGTACGTTTTCCGCTTCGGGATAGTCACGGTTGTTTCGGACCTCGTCCGCACCGCTTTGGAGGCATTGCTGAAGCGAGAGTTCGGGGCAGGGTTCGTGCTCGCTTCCGCATTGGCGGCTTCCATGTTCGCTGCATACTCTTTCGCGAAAGACCACGACAGGGAGCCGAGCCCCGAAGAAAAGCACGAGTTTGCCTGGAGGGCCGTCGGCGTTTACTTGGCGTCAGCTTTCATTATGGCGGCCATCACGGTTCTGATCACTCCATTGGCAGGCGTGGCCATCCGCCAACTGTTCACGGGATCGTTCCTCTCTGTGGCCATTCCAGTTTGCCTAATAGCGTCCGTGATCTACTACCGCGGAATCCGATGGGTCTTCGGGCGATTTGCCAGACTGTCTGTGGAAAGGTGGACCTGA
- a CDS encoding c-type cytochrome, translating into MSRWVDTVALALCALTAATVNAAGFPGIGRDATPREVAAWDIDVRADFKGLPPGSGSVAKGQEVWEAKCASCHGVFGESNQVFNPLVGGTSADDVKTGRVASLARRDYPGRTTMMKVSQVSTLWDYINRAMPWTQPKSLTVEEVYATTAYLLNLADVVPSDFTLSDKNIGEVQQRLPNRNGMTRDHAMWPGSRTPVDVKATACMKNCAAEAVVTSALPDFARNAHGNLALQNRTVGAQRGIDTARGAAAAASAPAPAPALNDGRAVQALLQANSCTACHAASSRVVGPSWAEVAGKHAGKADYLAAKIRSGGSGAWGAIPMPPQTLSEADARRIAGWLAAGAAP; encoded by the coding sequence ATGTCCAGGTGGGTTGATACCGTGGCGTTGGCACTGTGCGCCTTGACCGCGGCGACGGTGAACGCCGCGGGCTTCCCCGGCATCGGCCGCGACGCGACGCCCCGGGAGGTCGCCGCGTGGGACATCGACGTGCGCGCCGATTTCAAGGGCTTGCCGCCCGGCTCGGGCAGCGTGGCGAAGGGCCAGGAAGTCTGGGAGGCGAAGTGCGCGTCCTGCCACGGCGTGTTCGGCGAGTCGAACCAGGTGTTCAACCCGCTCGTGGGCGGCACCTCGGCGGACGACGTGAAGACGGGCCGCGTGGCGAGCCTCGCGCGCCGCGACTACCCGGGCCGCACGACGATGATGAAGGTGTCGCAGGTCTCCACGCTGTGGGACTACATCAACCGCGCGATGCCGTGGACGCAGCCGAAATCGCTCACGGTCGAAGAGGTCTACGCGACCACCGCCTACCTGCTGAACCTCGCCGACGTGGTGCCCTCCGACTTCACGCTGTCGGACAAGAACATCGGCGAGGTGCAGCAGCGCCTGCCCAACCGCAACGGGATGACGCGCGACCACGCGATGTGGCCGGGGTCTCGCACGCCCGTCGATGTCAAGGCGACTGCTTGCATGAAGAACTGCGCGGCCGAGGCCGTGGTGACATCCGCCCTGCCCGATTTCGCGCGCAACGCACACGGCAACCTCGCGCTGCAGAACCGCACGGTGGGCGCGCAACGCGGCATCGACACCGCGCGCGGCGCCGCGGCCGCCGCCTCCGCGCCCGCGCCCGCCCCGGCCCTGAACGACGGCCGCGCGGTGCAGGCCCTGCTCCAGGCCAACAGCTGCACCGCCTGCCACGCCGCGAGCAGCCGCGTGGTCGGGCCTAGCTGGGCCGAGGTCGCGGGCAAGCACGCCGGCAAGGCCGACTACCTTGCCGCGAAGATCCGCTCCGGGGGCTCCGGCGCCTGGGGCGCCATCCCCATGCCGCCGCAAACGCTGAGCGAAGCCGACGCGCGCCGCATCGCGGGCTGGCTCGCCGCGGGAGCCGCGCCATGA
- a CDS encoding SMI1/KNR4 family protein: protein MNELWNRFENWLSVHWPDVLPDLNPPATNEEIAQLEEALGVTLPSSFVECLKIHNGHSTAEGLFDGFEFLSTAEILDQWSIWKDLVDAGDFEGAESEPHDGVRGDWWNVRWIPITHNGGGDHMCIDLDPDEGGKAGQIISMWHDMADRELLAASFEDWFRNYVAAVLAGEYVVEDGALVRED, encoded by the coding sequence ATGAATGAACTCTGGAATCGCTTCGAAAACTGGTTGTCGGTCCACTGGCCGGATGTGTTGCCCGACCTGAATCCCCCCGCGACCAACGAGGAAATCGCCCAGCTCGAGGAGGCGCTCGGTGTAACGCTTCCATCGTCGTTTGTCGAGTGCCTGAAGATCCACAACGGTCACTCGACGGCGGAAGGTTTGTTCGACGGTTTCGAATTCCTTTCGACCGCGGAAATTCTGGATCAGTGGAGCATCTGGAAAGACCTGGTCGATGCCGGCGACTTCGAGGGAGCCGAGTCGGAGCCGCATGACGGCGTTCGCGGCGACTGGTGGAACGTGCGGTGGATCCCGATCACCCATAACGGCGGAGGCGATCACATGTGCATCGACCTGGATCCGGACGAAGGCGGGAAAGCCGGCCAGATCATTTCCATGTGGCACGACATGGCCGACAGGGAACTCCTGGCAGCCAGCTTCGAGGACTGGTTCAGAAACTACGTGGCGGCCGTGCTCGCTGGAGAGTATGTGGTGGAGGATGGTGCGCTGGTGCGCGAGGACTAA
- a CDS encoding DUF1272 domain-containing protein, whose protein sequence is MLELRPTCENCNKALPADSQEARICSYECTFCATCVDTVLGNVCPNCGGGFVARPVRPSKNWKGDNFLGKDPASTKVKHRPVDPVAHARFAAAIKSIPPRAR, encoded by the coding sequence ATGCTCGAACTCAGACCCACCTGCGAAAACTGCAACAAGGCGCTGCCGGCCGACTCCCAGGAGGCGCGCATCTGCAGTTACGAGTGCACGTTCTGCGCGACGTGTGTCGACACCGTCCTGGGGAACGTATGCCCGAACTGCGGGGGCGGCTTCGTTGCCAGGCCCGTGCGGCCGTCGAAAAACTGGAAGGGCGACAACTTCCTGGGCAAGGATCCGGCGAGTACCAAGGTCAAGCACCGTCCGGTCGATCCGGTGGCGCATGCGCGGTTTGCCGCAGCGATCAAGTCCATTCCGCCTCGGGCGCGTTAG
- the soxX gene encoding sulfur oxidation c-type cytochrome SoxX, translating to MDQRRILAALLIAGGIAGCSSLPGSAQLDAITAQTVKASFRDEGIAKVDRLVQDDSNRECSEAQAEGRAISAERAKAIEAANMKTVQWPSDGKYLGDWKAGEQIAQNGRGLTWTDDAKTPNGGNCYNCHQITKEEISFGTIGPSLYQYGKLRGVTNPAAPESRAIVEYTWGKIWNAKAYNACSNMPRAGYAHILDEAQVRHIVALLLDPQSPVNR from the coding sequence ATCGACCAACGACGCATCCTCGCGGCCCTTCTCATCGCGGGCGGCATCGCCGGCTGCTCCAGCCTGCCGGGTTCCGCGCAGCTCGACGCCATCACGGCGCAAACCGTGAAGGCGTCCTTCCGCGACGAGGGCATCGCGAAGGTGGACCGCCTGGTGCAGGACGACTCCAACCGCGAGTGCAGCGAAGCGCAGGCCGAAGGCCGCGCCATCTCCGCCGAGCGCGCGAAGGCGATCGAGGCCGCGAACATGAAGACGGTCCAATGGCCGAGCGACGGCAAGTACCTCGGCGACTGGAAGGCCGGCGAGCAGATCGCGCAGAACGGCCGCGGCCTCACCTGGACCGACGACGCGAAGACGCCCAACGGCGGCAACTGCTACAACTGCCACCAGATCACGAAGGAGGAAATCTCCTTCGGCACGATCGGGCCGAGCCTCTACCAGTACGGCAAGCTGCGCGGCGTGACGAACCCCGCGGCCCCGGAATCCAGGGCCATCGTCGAATACACCTGGGGCAAGATCTGGAATGCGAAGGCGTACAACGCGTGCTCCAACATGCCGCGCGCCGGCTACGCGCACATCCTGGACGAAGCGCAGGTGCGCCACATCGTCGCGTTGCTGCTGGACCCGCAGTCGCCGGTGAACCGGTGA
- the soxA gene encoding sulfur oxidation c-type cytochrome SoxA yields MTHTRTRLALLAAASACAVTASFAQKSATEAIEEYRAMLADGNPADLFEAKGEALWKQKRGPKNASLEACNLGKGPGVVKGAFVELPRYFPDTQRVQDLESRLVTCMATLQGFDEKKIAATPFGRDEQNNVTALATYVAAESRGMKFNLPQSHPQEKVMYEVGKRLFFMRGGSHDFACASCHGEDGKRIRLQDLPNLTKNPGAGAGFGAWPAYRVSNGQMWGMQLRLNDCYRQQRFPYPGFGSDATIALGVYLGVNGQGGTTTAPSIKR; encoded by the coding sequence ATGACCCACACAAGAACCAGGCTCGCCCTGCTCGCCGCCGCGTCGGCCTGCGCCGTCACCGCATCCTTCGCGCAGAAAAGCGCGACGGAGGCGATCGAGGAATACCGCGCGATGCTCGCCGACGGCAACCCCGCCGACCTCTTCGAGGCCAAGGGCGAGGCGCTGTGGAAGCAGAAGCGCGGCCCGAAGAACGCCTCGCTGGAAGCGTGCAACCTGGGCAAGGGCCCGGGCGTGGTCAAGGGCGCGTTCGTCGAGTTGCCGCGCTACTTCCCCGACACGCAGCGCGTGCAGGACCTGGAGTCGCGCCTCGTCACCTGCATGGCCACGCTGCAGGGCTTCGACGAAAAGAAGATCGCCGCCACGCCCTTCGGGCGCGACGAGCAGAACAACGTGACGGCGCTCGCGACCTACGTGGCCGCGGAGTCGCGCGGCATGAAGTTCAACCTGCCGCAGTCGCATCCGCAGGAGAAGGTGATGTACGAGGTGGGCAAGCGCCTCTTCTTCATGCGCGGCGGCTCGCACGACTTCGCGTGCGCGTCCTGCCACGGCGAGGACGGCAAGCGCATCCGCCTGCAGGACCTGCCGAACCTCACGAAGAACCCCGGCGCCGGCGCCGGCTTCGGCGCATGGCCCGCGTACCGCGTGTCCAACGGTCAGATGTGGGGCATGCAGCTGCGCCTGAACGACTGCTACCGGCAGCAGCGCTTCCCCTATCCCGGCTTCGGCAGCGACGCCACCATCGCGCTCGGCGTGTACCTGGGCGTCAACGGCCAGGGCGGCACGACCACCGCGCCTTCCATCAAGCGCTGA
- a CDS encoding RidA family protein: MSKDPSFSQAVAALGYSFDGEIKIGGNYVPLIRDGHTIYISGQVPRVEDTVVVTGRAGADVSLSQAQLAARICVMRALALLQRALGSLDNVRAILKVNVYVQCTDSFTQHSEVADAASELLFSILGPAGAHTRTSVGVYQLPKNATVELDLVAAAHEGG; the protein is encoded by the coding sequence GTGTCCAAAGACCCATCCTTCTCCCAAGCCGTCGCCGCCCTGGGCTATTCCTTCGACGGCGAAATCAAGATCGGCGGCAACTACGTCCCGCTGATCCGCGACGGCCACACGATCTACATCAGCGGGCAGGTGCCTCGCGTGGAGGACACCGTCGTCGTCACGGGCCGCGCGGGCGCGGACGTCAGCCTCTCGCAGGCACAGCTCGCAGCACGCATCTGCGTGATGCGTGCACTCGCGCTGCTGCAGCGCGCGCTCGGGTCCCTCGACAACGTGCGCGCGATCCTGAAGGTGAACGTCTATGTGCAATGCACGGACTCCTTCACGCAACACAGCGAGGTCGCGGACGCGGCGTCGGAGCTTCTTTTCTCCATCCTCGGCCCGGCCGGCGCGCACACGCGTACGTCGGTGGGCGTGTACCAGTTGCCGAAGAACGCGACAGTGGAGCTCGACCTGGTCGCGGCTGCGCACGAGGGCGGTTGA
- a CDS encoding helix-turn-helix transcriptional regulator, with protein sequence MELEGARKSSHLTQAELAQRSGVNRMTVGRIEAGFDPRLSTVQELARAMGMEIMLVPRDLRAEVEGFVRSGGKLVAQPPGVGAPRSVVDLIEIGKPAGA encoded by the coding sequence GTGGAGCTGGAAGGTGCCCGCAAATCCTCCCACCTCACCCAGGCGGAACTGGCGCAGCGCTCCGGGGTGAACCGCATGACGGTGGGCCGCATCGAGGCCGGCTTCGATCCGCGCCTGTCCACCGTGCAGGAACTCGCCCGCGCGATGGGCATGGAGATCATGCTGGTCCCCCGCGACCTGCGCGCGGAAGTCGAGGGCTTCGTGCGCTCCGGCGGCAAGCTGGTGGCGCAGCCGCCCGGCGTCGGTGCGCCCCGATCGGTCGTCGACCTCATCGAGATCGGCAAGCCCGCAGGCGCATGA
- a CDS encoding type II toxin-antitoxin system HipA family toxin has translation MTTSIRYLRLYLHAPGGGRQPVGYLSQYGDIMRVSFDEAYIADPQRLSVSLSYRGATETQTQAILRAARDERLVRADGHWPVYFQNLLPEGHNRERLARERGCDPEDEFELLAAAGHDLMGALEVETTTHDGDIPDVVRHWHTALGLDVLEPGFVEEPVEDAAALPGAVTKFSAVQEGRRYVVKRHGAAGEYILKLPSTAHPDLVANEYAGYELCAALGLECAHAHVISKADADLPGHVPFDEILAVKRFDRHDGRRIHIEEFAQALNYPPRHKYGRGIQQDYARMLALLNELSTQPAQDTREFLKRFVAFILMGNTDAHLKNWALVYPDGREPHLAPLYDPVCVSAFFGEIGPDVYGINREIDRRLRAFGWGDLEALIASARLLRPAALMRLCRESVKEAQAKWPGILERAPGNVRTSVMERLNGGVALSAA, from the coding sequence ATGACCACCTCGATCCGCTACCTGCGGCTGTACCTCCACGCGCCAGGGGGCGGCAGGCAGCCGGTCGGGTACCTGTCGCAGTACGGGGACATCATGCGGGTGTCGTTCGACGAGGCGTACATCGCCGATCCGCAGCGCCTGTCCGTCTCGCTCAGTTATCGCGGCGCGACGGAGACGCAGACGCAGGCGATCCTGCGTGCGGCGCGTGACGAGCGATTGGTGCGCGCCGACGGACACTGGCCCGTCTACTTCCAGAACCTGCTCCCGGAGGGCCACAACCGCGAACGTCTGGCGCGCGAGCGCGGGTGCGATCCCGAGGATGAATTCGAGCTGCTCGCCGCCGCCGGGCACGACCTCATGGGCGCGCTGGAGGTGGAGACCACCACGCATGACGGGGACATCCCCGACGTCGTGCGGCACTGGCACACGGCGCTCGGCCTCGACGTGCTGGAGCCGGGCTTCGTCGAGGAGCCGGTCGAAGACGCCGCCGCCCTGCCCGGGGCGGTGACGAAGTTTTCCGCGGTGCAGGAGGGACGCAGGTATGTGGTGAAGCGGCACGGCGCGGCCGGCGAATACATCCTCAAGCTGCCCTCCACGGCGCACCCCGACCTGGTGGCCAACGAATATGCGGGATACGAACTGTGCGCGGCGCTCGGCCTGGAATGCGCGCACGCGCATGTCATCTCCAAGGCCGATGCGGACCTGCCGGGGCATGTGCCCTTCGACGAGATCCTGGCCGTGAAGCGGTTCGACCGTCACGACGGCCGGCGCATCCACATCGAGGAATTCGCGCAGGCGCTCAACTACCCGCCGCGCCACAAGTACGGCAGGGGCATCCAGCAGGACTACGCGCGGATGCTCGCGCTGCTCAACGAGTTGTCGACGCAGCCGGCGCAGGACACGCGGGAATTCCTCAAGCGCTTCGTCGCGTTCATCCTCATGGGCAACACGGATGCGCATTTGAAAAACTGGGCGCTGGTGTACCCCGATGGGCGGGAGCCGCACCTGGCGCCGCTGTATGACCCGGTGTGCGTGAGCGCATTTTTTGGCGAGATCGGGCCGGACGTCTATGGGATCAACCGGGAGATTGATCGGCGGCTTCGGGCGTTCGGGTGGGGAGATCTGGAGGCGCTGATCGCGAGCGCGAGGCTGCTGCGCCCTGCGGCGTTGATGCGCTTGTGCAGGGAATCCGTGAAGGAGGCGCAGGCGAAGTGGCCGGGAATTCTGGAGCGGGCGCCGGGGAATGTGAGGACGTCGGTGATGGAGAGGTTGAACGGTGGCGTGGCGTTGAGCGCAGCTTAG
- the soxY gene encoding thiosulfate oxidation carrier protein SoxY, whose protein sequence is MQTRRETLRQSAVVAGLLATAGFFPRDALAAWNGHAFEAKSVADVMKAFGAGAPAASNDVTLTAPDIAENGAVVPMGVATTLPNVKHMLILVEKNPSTLVAKFDTSDAVEPNFLTRAKMGQSSDVYAVAITNDGKAFFAKKEVKVTLGGCGG, encoded by the coding sequence ATGCAAACCCGTCGCGAAACCCTCCGACAAAGCGCCGTTGTCGCCGGCCTGCTGGCCACGGCCGGCTTCTTCCCACGCGACGCCCTCGCCGCGTGGAACGGCCATGCGTTCGAGGCCAAGAGCGTGGCCGACGTCATGAAGGCCTTCGGCGCCGGCGCTCCCGCGGCCAGCAACGACGTGACGCTCACCGCGCCCGACATCGCGGAGAACGGCGCCGTCGTGCCCATGGGCGTCGCGACGACGCTGCCCAACGTGAAGCACATGCTGATCCTCGTCGAGAAGAACCCGAGCACGCTGGTCGCAAAGTTCGACACGAGCGACGCAGTCGAGCCGAACTTCCTCACGCGCGCCAAGATGGGCCAGTCCTCCGACGTGTACGCGGTCGCGATCACGAACGACGGCAAGGCCTTCTTCGCCAAGAAGGAAGTCAAGGTCACCCTCGGCGGCTGCGGCGGCTGA